Proteins encoded by one window of Emticicia oligotrophica DSM 17448:
- the nuoL gene encoding NADH-quinone oxidoreductase subunit L: MSAELVILLNILFYLFGFSFCMYQRNKLSEQSIGFLSIIINFIGVLFSMGIRLSDISGDVISYPWFYISDKLFTIDILLNDLTFLMYFVVQFIALWVQVFSFKYMKGDPSFGRYYAYLNLFILAMIGIVISGNLFMIFMFWELVGLCSYLLVGFWYEKKSATNAAMKAFLVNRVGDVGFFIGILLVYRYFGTLDISVIAAKAQVMASASLNSPIITTIGVLLFLGCVAKSAQLPLNIWLPDAMEGPTPVSALIHAATMVAAGIFLMARIQPILSQDALLVMTIVGTLTMFFGAASALIQYDIKKLLAFSTISQLGLMVVGIGVGAVNTALFHLVTHAFFKAGLFLSAGAVIHHMHHEQDMRKMGDLRREIPIIYYTYTICAAALAGIPFFSGFLSKDAIVVAAFEWASHQPKQAFFIIPAICLVVAAMSAYYMMRQVFLVFFEREENPLELISSSAKSIYKGVVKSIEGIVNVEDDEERVEAERRHAEEDSLMDFLSKIGPMELSSIVMAIASFGFIFSINPFSAESSWFFKTFEHESHSYHWVAYIAILVSLSGVLLGYIFTKEEVNRIDNEQSEPKGDIARFIFKNYYLSELYQWLLVRPMIWISPKINTFDRVVIDGFVNSVGTFTVAWSNLTHWFEKNVIDYFVNLVASTTSKVGSYTRQIQNGKAQTYIITIFIFVIIVMLILLVG; the protein is encoded by the coding sequence ATGTCTGCAGAATTAGTCATTTTACTCAATATATTGTTTTACTTATTCGGTTTTTCGTTTTGTATGTACCAACGGAATAAACTGAGTGAACAATCCATTGGTTTTCTTTCAATTATTATCAATTTTATTGGTGTCTTGTTTTCGATGGGTATTCGTTTGAGTGATATTTCGGGCGATGTCATTTCATATCCATGGTTTTATATTAGCGACAAGCTTTTCACAATTGATATTCTCCTCAATGACCTAACATTTTTGATGTACTTTGTTGTACAATTTATCGCCTTATGGGTACAGGTTTTTTCCTTTAAATACATGAAAGGCGACCCGAGTTTTGGTAGATACTATGCCTATTTGAATTTGTTTATTTTGGCGATGATTGGTATCGTAATTTCGGGAAACTTGTTTATGATTTTTATGTTTTGGGAGTTGGTTGGCCTGTGTTCTTATCTTTTGGTAGGTTTTTGGTATGAGAAAAAATCAGCTACAAATGCTGCAATGAAGGCATTTTTAGTGAATAGGGTGGGAGACGTAGGCTTTTTTATTGGAATTTTATTGGTTTATAGATACTTTGGAACACTTGATATTTCTGTAATTGCAGCAAAGGCTCAAGTGATGGCTTCGGCTTCGCTTAATAGTCCAATAATCACAACTATTGGCGTGTTACTATTTTTGGGGTGTGTTGCTAAATCAGCTCAATTACCATTAAATATTTGGTTGCCTGATGCCATGGAAGGGCCTACTCCAGTTTCAGCCTTGATTCATGCTGCTACAATGGTTGCTGCTGGTATTTTCTTGATGGCTAGAATTCAACCTATTCTTTCGCAGGATGCATTGCTAGTCATGACCATTGTAGGCACACTTACGATGTTTTTTGGTGCAGCTTCTGCATTAATTCAATATGATATAAAGAAATTACTGGCCTTCTCAACAATTTCTCAACTAGGCTTAATGGTTGTTGGTATTGGAGTAGGAGCGGTCAATACCGCACTTTTTCACTTAGTTACTCATGCTTTTTTTAAAGCAGGGTTATTTCTTTCTGCGGGAGCCGTGATTCACCACATGCACCACGAGCAAGATATGCGTAAGATGGGAGATTTACGAAGAGAAATTCCGATTATTTATTATACATATACTATTTGTGCAGCCGCTTTGGCAGGTATTCCATTCTTTTCTGGATTTCTTTCAAAAGATGCCATTGTTGTTGCTGCATTTGAGTGGGCATCTCACCAACCTAAACAGGCATTTTTCATCATACCAGCCATTTGTTTAGTGGTTGCGGCTATGAGTGCCTATTACATGATGCGTCAAGTATTTTTGGTGTTTTTTGAAAGAGAAGAAAACCCACTCGAATTGATTTCATCAAGTGCCAAAAGTATTTATAAAGGTGTTGTAAAAAGCATTGAAGGAATTGTAAATGTAGAAGATGATGAAGAACGTGTAGAGGCCGAACGACGCCACGCTGAAGAGGACTCTTTAATGGATTTTCTTTCTAAGATAGGTCCAATGGAATTATCTTCTATCGTGATGGCGATTGCTTCATTTGGATTCATATTCTCTATTAACCCCTTTTCTGCGGAAAGTAGTTGGTTTTTCAAAACATTTGAGCACGAATCTCATAGTTATCATTGGGTTGCTTATATTGCTATTTTAGTGTCATTGAGTGGTGTTTTATTAGGTTATATTTTCACGAAAGAAGAAGTCAATAGAATTGATAATGAACAAAGTGAACCTAAAGGAGACATAGCAAGATTTATTTTTAAGAATTATTATTTAAGTGAATTATATCAATGGCTTTTAGTAAGACCAATGATTTGGATAAGTCCGAAAATTAATACTTTTGATAGGGTTGTCATTGATGGATTTGTCAATTCAGTTGGTACGTTTACAGTAGCTTGGTCGAATTTGACCCATTGGTTTGAAAAAAATGTGATTGATTATTTCGTAAACTTAGTAGCAAGTACAACTAGCAAAGTTGGCTCTTATACTAGACAAATACAAAATGGGAAAGCACAAACTTATATTATAACCATTTTTATTTTTGTGATTATTGTAATGCTTATTTTATTGGTAGGTTAA
- a CDS encoding complex I subunit 4 family protein: MNNFLLSTLIFLPILGSAMVLLLPSSYRDSFKWISVIVNVINLLNIITLYNNFDRQVSDYQFIEQHEWIRMSLGNLGVLSIDYLLGVDGINMPMILLSGIVLLIGSISSFTINYRHKAYHSLYLLLSGSIIGCFAALDFFLFFLFFEFMLLPMYFLIGIWGGERREYAAIKFFIYTLVGSIFILIVMIGLSMSVQDSFFSREIGGTIHTFDFRQLVDFNNYIPNSLLHPIEKQTILGVPARLFAFVLLIIGFGIKLPSVPFHTWLPDAHVEAPTPVSVVLAGVLLKVGAYGFIRIAYGFFPDIAYQFTYIIAGAGIISIIYGAYNALAQADLKKMIAYSSISHMGFVLLGLASLTVEGVNGTVYQMFGHGLVSAMLFLVAGVIYDRTHNRLIENFRGLSSAMPYFTLAVTVAFFGALGLPTLPGFIGEFFTIMGGFQSTILPDWSAMLAMIGIVLSAGYFLWTMQKMFFGTFWANRGQEENMKDLDLREIIMLYSLALLSIIFGIFPNLIFDISGESVKHFLQAF; the protein is encoded by the coding sequence ATGAATAACTTTTTACTTTCAACACTCATTTTTTTGCCAATTCTTGGTTCAGCAATGGTGTTGTTGTTGCCTAGTAGTTACCGTGATTCATTTAAGTGGATTTCGGTTATTGTCAATGTAATTAATCTACTTAATATTATCACGCTATACAATAACTTTGATAGACAAGTTTCTGATTATCAATTTATTGAACAGCATGAGTGGATTCGAATGAGTTTAGGAAATTTAGGTGTTTTGTCCATTGATTATCTATTGGGAGTTGATGGCATAAACATGCCCATGATTCTGCTTTCGGGAATTGTCTTATTAATTGGTTCAATTTCTTCATTTACCATCAATTATCGTCATAAGGCTTATCATTCATTATATTTATTGTTATCAGGAAGTATCATCGGCTGCTTTGCCGCATTAGATTTCTTCTTATTCTTTTTATTCTTTGAATTTATGCTATTACCCATGTATTTCTTGATTGGAATATGGGGAGGCGAACGAAGAGAATATGCGGCAATAAAGTTTTTTATTTACACCTTAGTAGGTTCAATTTTTATTTTGATAGTCATGATTGGCTTATCAATGTCTGTGCAGGACTCATTTTTTTCACGAGAGATAGGAGGTACAATACATACTTTTGATTTCCGACAATTAGTAGATTTCAATAATTATATTCCGAATAGTCTTTTACATCCAATAGAAAAACAAACAATATTAGGGGTTCCTGCTCGCCTTTTTGCCTTTGTTTTATTAATTATTGGTTTTGGCATTAAGTTACCTTCGGTTCCTTTTCATACATGGTTACCTGATGCCCACGTAGAAGCACCAACGCCAGTTTCGGTAGTTTTAGCGGGGGTTTTATTAAAGGTCGGTGCTTATGGTTTTATTAGAATTGCTTACGGATTTTTCCCAGATATCGCTTATCAATTTACCTATATAATCGCAGGGGCTGGCATTATTTCAATTATTTATGGGGCTTATAATGCACTTGCTCAAGCTGACCTCAAAAAAATGATTGCCTATTCCTCAATTTCGCACATGGGTTTTGTCTTATTAGGTTTAGCTTCATTGACTGTTGAGGGGGTAAATGGAACGGTTTATCAAATGTTTGGTCATGGATTGGTTTCGGCTATGTTATTCCTCGTTGCGGGGGTCATATACGACCGAACGCATAATCGCCTTATTGAAAATTTCAGAGGTCTATCAAGTGCAATGCCTTATTTTACTTTGGCTGTTACGGTGGCTTTCTTTGGGGCATTAGGTTTGCCTACATTACCAGGTTTTATTGGTGAATTTTTTACAATAATGGGTGGTTTTCAATCAACTATTTTACCAGATTGGTCGGCAATGCTTGCTATGATTGGAATCGTTCTTTCAGCAGGATATTTCTTGTGGACCATGCAAAAAATGTTTTTTGGTACTTTTTGGGCCAATCGTGGACAGGAAGAAAATATGAAAGACCTTGATTTACGTGAAATAATAATGCTATATTCTTTGGCACTACTCTCGATTATTTTTGGAATATTTCCAAACTTAATTTTTGATATTTCAGGTGAATCTGTGAAGCATTTTTTACAAGCATTTTAA
- a CDS encoding NADH-quinone oxidoreductase subunit N, with the protein MLEKLSHILFSSRVLLPDLLFGLVFLVIVAAITFLQKFDNERIYVLFNVLIISILLSVSCVFYTFWGFYKQYFESGSVLFGQLIYLDSTSLFFKLIIAISAVAVLIHVLVVGYKVVGEFYAIFLALVWGLFIMTMTTNWLMLYVSLEMVSICSYILVVFNKGKNNTEAGIKYLLFGATSSAVMLYGISLLYGMTGTLNFVGQEFATFLSQNPTWVAQIAVFMTIGGLLFKLSAAPFHSWTPDVYEATPTPIVAFLSIAPKAAVILVLIRFYSYLAIDFKLLLSVIIMASITIGNLSALWQTNTKRLLGYSTIAHAGFMLVGLLATSEIGVKSAIFYVATYGFITLAAFLLIDLLALKTESYELESLRGLGQENIFLGLAAVVVMIALVGLPPTVGFTGKLLIFTALWESYQTSKSILLMIVLIFGLLNTAISIFFYIKIPYYMIFKEPKIGVRYYQIGIVRKGVLFVFLFFIIYLFINPSSLLNLIEGL; encoded by the coding sequence ATGCTCGAAAAATTATCACATATTCTTTTTAGCTCACGTGTCTTATTGCCCGATTTACTATTTGGTTTAGTGTTTCTGGTGATAGTTGCGGCAATAACATTTTTACAAAAATTTGATAACGAACGAATTTATGTACTATTTAATGTGCTCATTATAAGTATTTTGTTGAGTGTAAGTTGTGTGTTTTATACCTTCTGGGGATTTTATAAGCAATATTTTGAGTCGGGTAGTGTTCTTTTTGGGCAGTTGATTTATTTAGATAGTACAAGCTTATTTTTTAAGTTAATTATAGCAATTTCGGCAGTTGCTGTATTGATTCATGTTTTGGTGGTAGGATATAAAGTCGTTGGAGAATTTTATGCCATTTTTTTAGCATTAGTGTGGGGTTTATTTATTATGACAATGACAACCAATTGGTTGATGCTCTACGTTTCGCTCGAAATGGTTTCAATTTGCTCCTATATTTTGGTCGTTTTTAATAAAGGAAAAAATAATACTGAAGCAGGAATCAAATACCTTTTGTTTGGAGCTACAAGTTCGGCCGTGATGCTCTATGGGATTTCCTTGCTTTATGGAATGACTGGTACTTTAAACTTTGTTGGACAAGAGTTTGCTACTTTCTTATCGCAAAATCCAACATGGGTTGCACAAATAGCTGTATTTATGACAATCGGAGGGTTATTATTCAAACTCTCAGCAGCTCCATTTCATAGTTGGACACCCGATGTATATGAAGCTACACCTACACCTATCGTGGCTTTTTTATCCATTGCTCCCAAAGCAGCTGTGATTCTGGTTCTAATTCGTTTTTATTCTTATTTAGCAATTGATTTCAAGCTTTTACTTTCGGTAATAATAATGGCTTCAATTACCATAGGAAACTTATCAGCTTTATGGCAAACCAATACGAAGCGTCTTTTAGGCTACTCAACAATTGCTCATGCCGGATTTATGCTTGTTGGTTTATTGGCAACCAGTGAGATTGGTGTTAAATCGGCTATTTTTTATGTGGCTACCTATGGATTTATTACACTTGCCGCTTTTCTTCTGATAGATTTACTAGCACTAAAAACTGAGAGTTATGAGTTAGAAAGTTTGCGAGGTTTGGGCCAAGAGAATATATTCTTGGGTTTAGCTGCGGTGGTTGTTATGATTGCATTAGTTGGCTTGCCTCCAACGGTTGGTTTCACGGGAAAGCTATTGATTTTTACGGCACTTTGGGAATCATACCAAACTTCAAAAAGTATTTTGTTGATGATTGTATTAATTTTTGGTCTTTTAAATACTGCTATTTCAATATTTTTCTACATCAAGATTCCTTATTATATGATTTTTAAAGAACCCAAAATTGGCGTTCGTTATTATCAAATTGGAATCGTTAGAAAAGGAGTCCTTTTTGTTTTCTTATTTTTTATCATCTATTTATTTATTAATCCAAGTAGTTTATTAAATCTCATTGAAGGTTTATAG